The proteins below are encoded in one region of Conger conger chromosome 17, fConCon1.1, whole genome shotgun sequence:
- the LOC133116316 gene encoding transmembrane protein 177-like, translated as MDGVVDGWWTATLSQQGCNVSKEVAESCFGPESWGESWLAPLGPLKCIAGCRAAFSTSILYHVFPDNAFKTVYQAWSKGEPADLSEKLEKTFQEVLTDLGVSSPKKYSAFAAFGFQPVGAGVPWMPSGARIGIPANFNSTLDDSTGITNRVILINGKEVDWDSSSGTVLKHALLFSPQAQKFAVAREVARLDSGGPVLHATVAPACLAGVCVYSVALKQIFGLYSGPALKRGAVNVFALALGAVSYLLTSDAVCHWMDYKSDRTAASVSQDYAKGGVEFYDKILSRNKTLRTLMGQKGGETYAPSGNLFPSSMFRMKHASYTSRREGVASLLKLDKA; from the exons ATGGATGGTGTAGTGGATGGTTGGTGGACGGCCACCTTGTCCCAACAAGGCTGCAACGTCAGCAAGGAGGTGGCGGAGTCATGTTTTGGGCCGGAATCATGGGGAGAGAGCTGGTTGGCCCCTTTAGGGCCCCTGAAG TGTATAGCCGGGTGCAGAGCGGCGTTCTCCACCAGCATACTCTACCACGTGTTTCCAGATAATGCTTTCAAAACCGTGTACCAGGCCTGGAGCAAAGGGGAACCCGCAGATCTATCTGAAAAACTTGAGAAGACCTTTCAGGAGGTCCTGACGGATTTGGGGGTCAGCTCCCCTAAGAAATACAGTGCCTTCGCTGCCTTCGGCTTTCAGCCAGTGGGGGCTGGGGTGCCCTGGATGCCTTCAGGAGCTCGGATAGGCATCCCCGCTAATTTCAACAGCACCCTGGACGACTCCACTGGCATTACGAACCGGGTCATTCTCATCAATGGGAAGGAAGTGGATTGGGACAGCAGCTCGGGCACCGTCCTCAAGCATGCCCTGCTGTTCTCCCCACAGGCGCAGAAGTTTGCGGTGGCGCGGGAGGTGGCTCGGCTGGACAGCGGCGGACCTGTGCTCCACGCCACGGTGGCTCCCGCTTGCCTGGCCGGGGTGTGCGTTTATAGCGTGGCGCTGAAGCAGATCTTTGGCCTGTACAGCGGGCCAGCACTGAAGCGCGGCGCGGTCAACGTGTTTGCGCTGGCGCTGGGCGCCGTCTCCTACCTGCTCACATCCGATGCCGTCTGTCATTGGATGGACTACAAGTCCGATCGGACGGCCGCTAGCGTCTCCCAGGATTACGCCAAGGGAGGGGTGGAGTTCTATGACAAGATCCTCTCCCGCAACAAAACCCTGCGCACACTGATGGGCCAAAAAGGGGGGGAGACGTACGCACCAAGTGGGAACCTGTTCCCCTCCAGCATGTTCCGGATGAAACACGCCTCTTACACCTCCAGGAGGGAGGGTGTTGCCAGCCTTCTGAAGTTGGACAAAGCATAG
- the LOC133116536 gene encoding very-long-chain (3R)-3-hydroxyacyl-CoA dehydratase 2-like, translated as MKERTGCRYRESAVMAAPTSVRASKTSHHDLGHRRKREPAGALATAYLVIYNVVMTAGWLVIAVGLVRAYLAKGSFHGLYYSIEKPLKFFQTGAIMEIMHCAIGIVPSSVVLTGFQVMSRVFLTWAVTHSVREIQNEDSVLLFVVAWTITEIVRYSFYTFTLLNHLPYLIKWARYTLFIVLYPMGVSGELLTIHAALPYVKKTGLYSVTLPNKYNFSFSYHTFLIITMVAYIPLFPQLYFHMLWQRRKVLGRVEDHNKTE; from the exons ATGAAGGAGCGAACTGGTTGCAGATACCGCGAGTCCGCAGTCATGGCTGCACCGACGTCTGTGAGGGCCAGCAAAACGAGTCACCACGATTTGGGTCACCGGCGCAAGAGGGAACCCGCAGGAGCCCTGGCAACGGCGTATCTGGTCATATACAATGTAGTGATGACAGCTGG GTGGCTGGTCATCGCTGTAGGGCTGGTGCGTGCATATCTCGCCAAAGGCAGTTTCCATGGCTTGTACTACTCCATAGAAAAGCCTCTGAAATTCTTCCAGACTGGAGCCATTATGGAG ATAATGCACTGTGCCATTG GCATTGTGCCCTCCTCCGTGGTCCTGACGGGGTTCCAGGTGATGTCTCGTGTGTTCCTTACCTGGGCTGTGACACATAGCGTAAGAGAG ATTCAGAATGAGGACAGTGTTCTCCTCTTTGTGGTCGCCTGGACCATAACCGAGATCGTTCGTTACTCCTTCTACACGTTCACCCTGCTCAACCACCTGCCGTACCTCATCAAGTGGGCCAG GTACACCCTCTTCATTGTGCTGTACCCCATGGGCGTGTCGGGGGAGCTGCTGACCATCCATGCAGCCCTCCCCTACGTTAAGAAGACTGGCCTCTACTCCGTCACACTTCCCAACAAATACAACTTCTCCTTCAGCTACCATACCTTCCTCATCATCACCATGGTTGCGTACATCCCCC TCTTTCCCCAGCTCTACTTTCACATGCTGTGGCAGAGGCGAAAGGTTCTGGGCCGCGTGGAGGACCACAACAAAACGGAATGA